A single window of Polaribacter sp. SA4-10 DNA harbors:
- a CDS encoding AAA domain-containing protein translates to MMTVIQKYIEFLREYNKLLERGSKNILRLKNTLWKEDIEGSSIVVKNKFGDLFAVGEENVTSTILLDVKRPLPKNDNDDEDEETFQEKFDRETYSYLYQAARDSGKNSSLEFVYSFGLFHLKLGDAMVKVHLFHIPLTAIIKGSTVVFKLHISEDPYIDAFFLNHPQIDRNQLLELISAFEKGIAELGIDYLKTAAFKKMMSNDVLALHPSLVFDPGTSKPIDTLTTNFVRFAPCFVLRHKRPRHFQRLMDKIINYSADNNVSPPVLDILLGKKINLAQGESHYFSNMYESIKDKFTSLEASDFEQFFPLPYNREQLEIYKNYKTHELSVVTGPPGTGKSHSIVNLLCAMLAEGKRILITAKTDKALESLLDKIPYQFNGLIMADIKQQNHSDYTLSNSIDNIRRLLLDRNSYNLNEDLGRLNNHKENYNAEKAKLAQLLSQEYTEISIPYFEKSFSIYELYTFVEKQKANWDFIKDTIDEETLAHSNVITKALQKYIQLQAEDKQLSAIDFKETLGLLDLVDFETHDNLEIELKSKLEVLKVEDLKDFNSDRVNGLLKSLEPFKNEDLINKDKELLETLLLKRSIVETVVEDYQINRSAIDIKTDRAKYLRDISTYLASLPEGKDKLSFLQKKFNSLYKNVKYIDQISVNDVFCNNRKTLLEFRTFLNTFSKLNELIELLSENDFIDYTLNEQCSLKEMQRATEKGLTKVGINLEVLNKLNADAVKGFVKKYNIDYINSESISLKAKELVAVFEASVIIINKKEQVGEAIKEIKKVVSKIDISSFKNAEDVVFVKDRLIVLEKAHLAQQEFDRTKKTLENYIPKTLDNLKPDSSLILGNIIKDSFYLKYSVQQVEQATSIDLQKTSERLRYATEEIKNCKSDVLSGLAKDNFKKRFNENEKNTFINLLSKFEHEFKQSKRGIADKDKFRRNAQQTAKAIAPNIACWVMKFDDVLKTVDTVPEVFDCIITDEASQLNFNSLLLGYYGKKMIVVGDEKQTSPEDIAITNEAFDSLRINNLDFMGAEAINIRADASLFSLANLVSGTTNQMLREHFRCVPELIDFSKKHFYENKLVPLKVISADRLLPKKRIFIKNAYLQDKIVKEEIAAVSQKLHEMLEDPMYNNKTIGVISLGLTKHTQELKGIVEEFSIKDLEKHNIIVDSPAQFQGDERDVILVSLGVANTVNDDNSMSAPTSIVDNIENNLTSKLRGINVGLSRAKEQMILFHSIELEQLRATDFRRKIISFFDEKFSPVLAIELPQDLEKRYRIPENRPKPFDSWFEYDVASLLFDRGYQFIVPQYEIKKKELFHNPRLGRETYVHFILDLVVYNNGTPLAIECDGDAFHSSIDDVAYDIERQEFLERIGWKIHRVTYSSFKIDPDRELEKLVSFIERNSQKQTEVLPEIEEEQIEDIELEDEQELKQNGSGEYTNTHNADKLASEQHVAIDLFSSAYLETNISNGAFIKVNSKCKIIMLDMQNKVQEVLLMDIPRNQQPLSRDGIQILSIYSDLGKLLLGNKEGVTVKFPERNQRVKIDKVY, encoded by the coding sequence ATGATGACAGTTATTCAAAAATATATTGAGTTTTTAAGAGAGTACAATAAGTTACTCGAAAGAGGATCTAAAAACATATTGCGTTTAAAAAACACCTTATGGAAAGAAGATATTGAAGGGTCTTCTATTGTAGTTAAAAATAAATTTGGTGACCTGTTTGCTGTTGGGGAAGAAAATGTAACGTCGACAATATTATTAGATGTTAAGCGGCCTTTACCAAAAAATGATAATGACGATGAAGATGAAGAAACATTTCAAGAAAAATTTGATAGAGAGACATATTCTTATTTATACCAAGCTGCCAGGGATTCTGGTAAAAATAGTAGCTTAGAATTTGTCTATTCTTTTGGGCTGTTTCATTTAAAACTAGGTGACGCTATGGTTAAAGTACACCTTTTCCATATCCCACTTACAGCAATTATAAAAGGCAGTACTGTTGTCTTTAAATTACATATAAGTGAAGATCCTTATATAGATGCTTTTTTTCTAAATCATCCTCAAATAGATAGAAACCAGCTTTTAGAACTTATTAGCGCATTCGAAAAAGGAATTGCCGAGCTTGGCATAGACTATTTAAAAACAGCTGCTTTTAAAAAAATGATGAGTAATGATGTATTGGCATTACATCCAAGTTTGGTTTTTGATCCTGGCACTTCAAAGCCAATAGATACGTTAACGACTAATTTTGTCAGGTTCGCACCATGTTTTGTTTTAAGACATAAGCGTCCAAGACATTTTCAAAGGTTGATGGACAAAATCATTAATTATTCTGCTGATAATAATGTGAGTCCGCCTGTATTAGATATTTTATTGGGAAAAAAAATTAATTTGGCTCAAGGGGAGTCACATTATTTCTCTAATATGTATGAATCCATAAAGGATAAATTCACCAGTTTGGAGGCATCTGATTTCGAACAATTTTTTCCATTACCATATAACAGGGAACAGTTAGAAATATATAAAAATTATAAAACCCACGAATTATCTGTGGTAACTGGGCCACCTGGAACAGGGAAATCTCACAGTATTGTGAATTTACTTTGCGCAATGCTTGCTGAAGGTAAACGCATCTTAATTACTGCTAAAACAGATAAAGCTTTAGAATCTTTATTAGACAAGATACCGTATCAATTTAATGGGTTGATAATGGCGGATATAAAACAACAAAATCATTCTGACTATACACTCTCTAATAGTATAGATAATATTCGTCGATTATTGTTAGATAGAAACAGTTACAACCTTAATGAAGATTTAGGGCGATTAAATAATCATAAAGAAAACTATAATGCGGAAAAAGCAAAGCTAGCACAGTTGCTATCTCAAGAATATACTGAAATAAGTATTCCATATTTTGAGAAATCTTTTAGTATCTATGAATTATACACATTTGTTGAAAAGCAGAAAGCAAATTGGGATTTTATAAAAGACACCATTGATGAAGAAACCTTAGCGCATTCTAATGTTATTACTAAGGCGCTGCAAAAGTATATACAATTACAAGCTGAAGATAAACAGCTTTCTGCTATAGATTTTAAGGAAACTTTAGGGTTATTAGATTTAGTTGATTTTGAAACACATGATAACTTAGAAATAGAATTAAAAAGTAAGCTTGAAGTTTTAAAAGTAGAAGACTTAAAAGATTTTAATAGTGATAGAGTTAATGGATTATTAAAAAGTTTAGAGCCTTTTAAAAATGAAGACTTAATTAATAAGGATAAGGAGCTTCTTGAGACCTTATTGCTCAAGCGCTCTATTGTTGAGACGGTTGTTGAAGATTACCAGATTAATAGATCTGCCATAGATATAAAGACAGACAGAGCAAAATATTTAAGAGATATCTCTACGTATTTGGCCTCATTGCCAGAAGGGAAAGATAAACTTTCATTTCTTCAGAAAAAATTTAATTCACTTTATAAAAATGTAAAATATATAGATCAAATTTCTGTTAACGACGTGTTTTGTAATAACAGAAAAACGTTGCTAGAATTTAGGACATTTCTAAATACGTTTTCTAAATTAAATGAACTTATAGAATTATTGAGTGAAAACGATTTTATTGATTATACCCTTAATGAACAATGCAGTTTAAAAGAAATGCAACGTGCTACTGAAAAAGGATTAACCAAGGTTGGTATTAATTTAGAAGTTTTAAATAAGTTAAATGCAGATGCTGTAAAGGGGTTTGTAAAAAAGTATAATATAGATTATATAAACAGTGAGAGCATTTCATTAAAAGCGAAGGAGTTGGTAGCTGTTTTTGAAGCATCAGTTATTATTATAAATAAGAAAGAACAAGTAGGAGAGGCTATCAAGGAAATCAAAAAGGTGGTTTCAAAAATTGATATCAGTTCATTTAAAAATGCGGAAGATGTAGTTTTTGTAAAGGATAGGTTGATAGTCTTAGAAAAGGCGCATTTGGCGCAACAAGAATTTGATAGGACAAAAAAGACATTAGAAAATTATATTCCAAAAACTTTAGATAATCTAAAGCCTGATTCATCCTTAATTTTAGGTAATATTATTAAAGATTCTTTTTACTTAAAGTATAGTGTACAACAAGTAGAACAAGCAACATCTATAGACCTTCAAAAAACAAGCGAACGCCTGCGTTATGCGACTGAGGAAATTAAAAATTGTAAATCTGATGTTTTAAGTGGTCTGGCTAAGGATAATTTTAAAAAGCGCTTTAACGAGAACGAAAAAAATACTTTCATCAATTTACTTTCAAAGTTTGAACACGAATTTAAACAGAGTAAACGCGGTATAGCAGATAAAGATAAATTCAGAAGAAATGCACAGCAAACTGCAAAAGCAATTGCACCAAATATTGCGTGTTGGGTAATGAAATTTGATGATGTGTTAAAAACCGTAGATACTGTGCCAGAGGTTTTTGATTGTATTATTACAGATGAAGCGAGTCAGCTCAATTTTAATAGTCTTTTGTTGGGCTATTATGGTAAAAAGATGATTGTTGTTGGTGATGAAAAACAGACGTCACCAGAAGATATAGCAATCACAAATGAAGCTTTTGATTCTCTAAGAATAAACAATCTTGATTTTATGGGAGCAGAAGCCATAAATATAAGGGCAGACGCAAGTTTATTCTCATTAGCAAATTTGGTTTCAGGAACAACAAATCAAATGTTGAGAGAGCATTTCAGATGTGTACCAGAATTGATTGATTTTTCAAAAAAACACTTTTATGAAAATAAGTTAGTCCCTTTAAAAGTAATAAGTGCAGATAGACTGCTACCTAAGAAAAGGATTTTTATAAAAAACGCTTATCTACAAGATAAAATAGTAAAAGAAGAAATTGCGGCAGTATCTCAAAAGTTACATGAGATGCTAGAAGATCCAATGTATAACAATAAAACGATAGGCGTCATTAGTCTAGGTTTAACAAAACATACACAAGAGCTGAAAGGCATAGTTGAAGAGTTTTCAATTAAAGATTTAGAAAAACACAATATAATTGTTGATAGTCCTGCACAGTTTCAAGGCGATGAAAGAGATGTCATATTAGTTTCGTTAGGGGTGGCAAATACTGTAAATGATGACAATTCTATGAGCGCACCAACGTCTATTGTAGACAATATTGAAAATAACCTTACTTCAAAATTAAGAGGAATAAATGTAGGTTTAAGTAGGGCTAAAGAGCAGATGATTCTATTTCATTCCATAGAATTAGAGCAGTTAAGAGCCACAGATTTTCGGCGTAAAATTATATCATTTTTTGATGAAAAGTTCAGTCCTGTGTTAGCGATAGAATTACCCCAAGATTTAGAAAAAAGATACAGAATTCCTGAAAATCGACCAAAACCATTTGATAGTTGGTTTGAATATGATGTTGCAAGTTTGCTTTTTGATAGAGGGTATCAATTTATCGTACCTCAATATGAAATAAAGAAAAAAGAATTGTTTCACAATCCACGTCTAGGAAGAGAAACATACGTGCATTTTATATTAGATCTTGTGGTTTATAATAACGGTACGCCTTTGGCGATAGAGTGTGATGGTGATGCTTTTCATTCTTCAATTGATGATGTAGCTTACGATATTGAACGACAAGAATTTTTAGAAAGAATTGGCTGGAAAATACATAGAGTCACCTACTCAAGTTTTAAGATTGATCCAGATAGAGAACTGGAGAAGCTTGTTAGTTTTATTGAAAGAAATTCACAAAAACAAACAGAAGTACTTCCAGAGATCGAAGAGGAGCAAATTGAAGATATTGAACTTGAAGACGAGCAAGAATTAAAACAAAATGGTAGTGGAGAATATACCAATACCCACAATGCTGATAAATTAGCATCAGAGCAACACGTTGCAATTGATTTGTTTTCCAGTGCATATTTAGAAACAAACATTTCAAATGGTGCCTTTATAAAAGTTAATAGTAAATGCAAAATTATAATGCTTGACATGCAAAACAAAGTACAAGAAGTGTTATTAATGGATATACCTAGAAATCAGCAACCTTTAAGCAGAGACGGTATTCAGATATTATCAATATATAGTGATTTAGGCAAATTATTATTAGGTAACAAAGAAGGTGTAACCGTTAAATTTCCTGAAAGAAATCAAAGAGTTAAAATTGATAAAGTATACTAA